The Conexivisphaerales archaeon genomic interval CTCTGACCAGTTCAGCCTGATAATAATAGCTGACCAGATCAGGAAGAAGCTTCCCAGGCTTCTGGTCGAGAAGCTCGAAGCATCCCTCGCTCCTCTCGTCATATTCATGCCTTCTCCGAGCGAAGAATCCGAGGAGGAATCTCTCGCAGCACTTGCAAAAAGGGTGCTCGGTATAGACCTGAAGGTGGCCTGAAAAATGCCTCAGGGGTCTGTTGTAAGGGTTTCGGGGCCCGTGGTTATAGCTGAAGGCCTCGAAGGTGCAAAGATGTATGATGTTGTTAGGGTGGGGGAACTCGGGTTAATAGGCGAAGTGATCAGGATTGAAGGCAGCAAGGTTACTGTTCAGGTGTATGAGGATACTACTGGCATAAGGCCTGGTGATAAGGTTGAGAATACTAAACAGGCCTTGTCTGTGGAGCTTGGCCCAGGTCTGCTAACATCCATATACGATGGTATCCAGAGGCCGCTCAACATACTGAGGGAAAAGAGCGGGGACTTTATTTCAAGAGGGCTTGTCATTCCTCCGCTCGATGAAAAGAAGGAGTGGGACTTTGAACCCGTCAAGAAGAAGGGAGATAATGTCTCAGAAGGCGAGGTACTTGGCGAAGTTCAGGAGACCCCACTGATAAAGCACAGAATAATGGTTCCAGTAGGTGTCAGGGGAGAGCTGAAGGAGCTCAGGTCTGGCAGGTTCACAATAAGAGATGTTATAGGCACAATAGCTACACCTGAAGGAGCGAGGGACCTCTTCCTCTCAACGAAATGGACTGTCAGAATTCCCAGACCGTACAAGAGAAAGCTGCCTCCTGACACACCTCTTGTAACAGGACAGAGAGTGCTTGATACATTCTTCCCGGTGGCAAAGGGGGGAACCGCAGCTATTCCTGGACCTTTCGGAAGCGGTAAATGCGTGACCGGGGATACCCCTGTTCTGCTCGGCGATGGCAGGTTTGTCGAGATAGAATCCCTCTACAATTCTCTGAAGGGAGAAGCAGAAGTTAAGAGAAAGAGAAACGGAGACGGGAATGAAGAGTTGCTGATACTGAGAAAGGAAATCGACCTCTTCTCCTATTCTTTGCCAGAGGGTAAAATAGTAAGAAGCAGGACAAGCATCCTCTACAAGGGCTACAGCGATAAGATAATTTCTGTCAGGACTGCAAGCGGAAGGCATGTCAGGGTCACTCCAGTTCACAGGCTTTTCGTGGTAGGTAAGGATGGAAGACTGGAGCAGAAAGAAGCAGCCAGAATAAAGGCCGGGGATAAGATAGCTGCTGTTTCAGATCTTTCTTCAGCAATAAGCCCAACTCAGGAGCAGAATCAGCTCCTCACTTCAATTGCAGAAAGGTTCAAAGAAAAGAGGGGCAAGATAAGCATCTTTGCTCAGAGAAAGGATGTTGTAAGAAGCATCTGCTCATCTCTTCTCAGCATAGGGGTAAGATTTGAGCTGAACGAGAATGGCTCAGCCTCTGTGATAACGATTGATGGCATACAGCTAGAAGGTAGGCTATCTTCTGCATCAGATTCGGTGGTAGAAGATGGCTCGCTTCTTCTGCAGCATGGCAGCATATTTGCTGATGAAGTAGTCTCTACTGAGGAACTGCATGGCCCATTCGCAGTCTACGACTTCTCTTTGCCAGACTACTGGGAGAACTTTGTCGGTGGAGAAGGCGGCCTTCTTCTGCATAACACTGTTACACAGCAGCAGCTTGCAAAGTGGTCAGACAGCAACGTGGTTGTGTATGTTGGCTGCGGAGAGAGAGGTAACGAGATGACAGAGGTTCTTGTGACATTTCCTGAGCTGAAGGACCCGAAGTCAGGAAGGCCCCTGCTTGAGAGAACAATACTCGTTGCGAACACTTCCAACATGCCTGTAGCTGCTAGGGAAGCTAGCATATACACAGGGATAACAATGGCTGAATATTACAGGGATATGGGCTATGACGTCGCTCTCATGGCAGACAGTACTTCAAGGTGGGCTGAGGCGCTCAGGGAAATATCAGGAAGGCTGGAGGAGATGCCTGGAGAAGAGGGCTATCCAGCTTACT includes:
- a CDS encoding V-type ATP synthase subunit F; the protein is MSSRSSTQVAGKIAVIGDRELALGYRLLGVDDTFIVSESEAVQTVTNIFNSDQFSLIIIADQIRKKLPRLLVEKLEASLAPLVIFMPSPSEESEEESLAALAKRVLGIDLKVA
- a CDS encoding V-type ATP synthase subunit A, whose product is MPQGSVVRVSGPVVIAEGLEGAKMYDVVRVGELGLIGEVIRIEGSKVTVQVYEDTTGIRPGDKVENTKQALSVELGPGLLTSIYDGIQRPLNILREKSGDFISRGLVIPPLDEKKEWDFEPVKKKGDNVSEGEVLGEVQETPLIKHRIMVPVGVRGELKELRSGRFTIRDVIGTIATPEGARDLFLSTKWTVRIPRPYKRKLPPDTPLVTGQRVLDTFFPVAKGGTAAIPGPFGSGKCVTGDTPVLLGDGRFVEIESLYNSLKGEAEVKRKRNGDGNEELLILRKEIDLFSYSLPEGKIVRSRTSILYKGYSDKIISVRTASGRHVRVTPVHRLFVVGKDGRLEQKEAARIKAGDKIAAVSDLSSAISPTQEQNQLLTSIAERFKEKRGKISIFAQRKDVVRSICSSLLSIGVRFELNENGSASVITIDGIQLEGRLSSASDSVVEDGSLLLQHGSIFADEVVSTEELHGPFAVYDFSLPDYWENFVGGEGGLLLHNTVTQQQLAKWSDSNVVVYVGCGERGNEMTEVLVTFPELKDPKSGRPLLERTILVANTSNMPVAAREASIYTGITMAEYYRDMGYDVALMADSTSRWAEALREISGRLEEMPGEEGYPAYLGKRLAEFYERSGRVVVLAPVERLGSVTIVGAVSPPGGDFSEPVSQNTLRVTRVFWALDASLAGRRHFPAINWLTSYSLYADDLADWGRRNVAKDWPEVRARALEILQKESELQDIVQLVGYDALPETEKGLLDVAKMIREDYLQQSAFDEIDTYSSIRKQYLMLKTILRFGDMEAEAIKQGAQASQVSSL